One window from the genome of Hydra vulgaris chromosome 02, alternate assembly HydraT2T_AEP encodes:
- the LOC136075795 gene encoding zinc finger MYM-type protein 5-like, producing MAESTSKVKNGAEKRKIRKEKDLQKLPKLDVFFKKSKNDIHQSDNIDSVDINEFPKTEESQTTDTATENAVQIEGANNETAVETNIHPTALTNDLGKYLNQIISDDEKRLLVRIPPHRPKGPFSKDYNLQNRSFGETHYYYTSKYGQILRIWLCYSILLDAVYCEPCWLFLNQNSQWKTGLKDWKNLSTRVSSHTSSQAHVNACAVYELWKTNQTVDETQEEQLRYKASFWKMALERLIWITLIVAKNSLAFRGHREGFTGDYNGNFLSQVELLAHYDDVMKQIISMPSGSITYLSPDIQNELITILGVRLLEELTAKINTLPFYSLMLDTTQDTTKKDQLSIVIRHAHIDRSENEKASHFNIIETLLGFFELTNHSAKGTTDEVLRILSELNIPIEKCYGQGYDGASVMSGIYN from the coding sequence ATGGCGGAATCTacatctaaagttaaaaatggcGCTGAAAAGCGTAAAATTAGAAAGGAAAAAGATTTGCAAAAATTGCCCAAGCTcgatgtattttttaaaaaaagtaaaaatgatatTCACCAATCTGATAATATAGATTCTGTGGATATAAATGAATTTCCGAAAACTGAAGAATCGCAGACTACTGATACTGCTACTGAAAATGCAGTACAAATTGAAGGAGCAAATAATGAAACAGCAGTAGAAACTAATATTCACCCTACGGCACTAACTAATGATTTgggtaaatatttaaatcaaattatatctGATGACGAAAAACGTTTATTAGTACGTATTCCACCGCATCGGCCAAAAGGACCATTTTCCAAAGATTATAATCTACAGAACAGGAGTTTTGGTGAAACTCATTATTACTACACATCAAAATATGGTCAAATTCTACGTATTTGGCTATGTTACTCCATACTTTTAGATGCTGTCTACTGTGAGCCATGCTGgttatttttaaaccaaaatagCCAATGGAAAACTGGTCTGAAAGATTGGAAAAATTTATCTACACGTGTAAGTTCTCATACCTCTTCACAAGCTCATGTTAATGCTTGTGCAGTATACGAACTATGGAAAACTAATCAGACAGTTGATGAAACACAGGAGGAACAGTTACGTTATAAGGCATCCTTTTGGAAAATGGCATTAGAGCGTTTAATTTGGATAACGCTAATAGTCGCCAAAAATTCTTTAGCCTTTCGCGGCCATCGAGAAGGATTTACAGGAGATTACAACGGAAATTTTTTGTCGCAAGTAGAACTACTTGCTCATTATGATGATGTGatgaaacaaattatttcaatgCCTTCCGGATCCATTACGTATCTTAGTCCAGATAtacaaaatgaattaataacaattttggGAGTAAGATTATTGGAAGAACTAACTGCGAAAATCAATACATTGccattttattctttaatgttAGATACGACACAAGATACCACTAAGAAAGATCAATTGAGCATTGTTATAAGACATGCACATATAGATCGCAGTGAAAACGAAAAAGCGTCAcactttaatattattgaaaccCTCTTAGGATTTTTTGAATTAACGAATCATTCAGCCAAAGGAACTACTGATGAGGTTCTGCGTATACTTAGTGAATTAAATATTCCAATTGAAAAGTGCTATGGTCAAGGTTATGATGGTGCCAGTGTTATGAGTGGAATTTACAATTGA